The genomic region AAATTGGTAAATCTAAAAGTACCACTAGTTGAATACTTGAATTCGTGGTTTCTAGTTGCAAACCCCTTAGTCATGCAAAATTTCATGCAAAGACATGAGTAATGAGTAATGGATTGTCACCTAGAATGATGTGTAATGTGCTATATCATCTCTCTTAGAGAATCATCACGGTTCACGTGGATTAAATCATGACAATCATGCACCcttctttttttaattagttaaatatattttacacgaaataaattaaaaaaaaagggggacggtggtttgggtcatgaccacaccataAAGGATGGTAGATGAGAGTGGGGTGAATGGCGCTGACATAGAGGGTAATAGTGGTCTTAAGCAAGGGCGGAGTTTAGTGGGAACCGGGAGGTGCACTCACCACCCCCCTCCCCAATGTTTCGGTTATAAGtgtaaaatttttgttttttcgttcgaaaattttaaatttatatatgatcccccccccccccctaattttttctaaatatttatacaatatataaattgggtcccaTAACTTTACGCCCCCTGAAACTTTTGGTCAAACTCCGCCACTGATCTTAAGGGTCATGACCATATCCTAAAGATTAAAACTAATTGAATCCTTACGATTCCACCAGTTTAACAGCTAAAAATACCACTGCTTTTACAAATCTCGAACTAAAAAAAAAAGAGTAGTTTAAGTTACTAAAATATACAATACAAGTGAAAAATATAAATGGTAAAACTATGAGCGGATAAACATGGTTACCTGATCTAACCATTTCAAGTATCAATAATCACTAGATAGATACCTCATTCAGACACCCAAATGGCCAGATGCACATATACTTGCGGCTTATAATAATTGAGTAAATGCACATATAcgtattgtgtttttttttttttttgaacggcaaatttggatcactgacggaccactagattatcatcgtgccaccagcagaaccatccgatcatatccatctccactaggcaataatgtctatacaccaattcaggaggaaacccaataaatctgggaaaaaccccctttgtgggaatcgaacccatgacctaatggtcataagtcttatcccaccaccaagataccactaggctataatgccatgttGCATATACGTATTGTGTATGCACACGTACGCACAAACTTCTATAAATACTTGCTCACATCTACCCGAAGCAGTAGCAAATGTAGTAATACAACCTACAATTAGAATAAAGTGTCATTTTTAAAAGTATTAAATTAGACACAATATAAAAATGTTGTCAAATGCTGCAAAGGAATCAGAGCATAAGAGAATAATTTTCTCTGATGTGGTGATAACAAGGAAAAGAAACCTCTTCTGGGGACGAAAATGGAGGATCCTCGACGCTAGAATGGCCTTCGGGATTTTCTCTCtacatgttttggcactttatgcACCATCTACATTCAGTTGGGATGCTTTTGGGTATGCagtattgttttattttttaagtgGAATGATGGGTGTTACCATGTGTTACCATAGGACCCTATCGCACCATAGTCTCAAGCTACCCAAATGGCTCGAATACACATGTGCTTATTTTGGGGTTCTAGCAATCCAGGTATATTAATCTGACTTTCATTAGATCTTCTATTGCTTACTATTTTTCTTTACCTTTACTAAGATGCATGTTATTATACATTGGGTTTTATGTTTAACAAACGATCTCACTTATTTTCTTTTTGCATGTAGAGGGATCCAATATATTGGGTTAGCATCCATAGGTATCACCATCAATATGTTGATAAGGAGAAAGATCCACATACTCCCACTTATGGATTTTGGTTTAGCCATATGGGTTGGTTATTTGACAGTGCCTACATTATAGAGAAGGTGGATGCTTTTACAACTTCGTAtcattttatttaataatataaacttTTGCACAACTTCGTAtcattttatttaataatataaacttTCGCATGTTATTAATTTATGTTATATGGTTTTTAGTATCAGGAACGTAAAAATGTAGAAGATTTAAAAAGTCAAGCATTCTATAGGTTCCTCAGGGACACGTATATGTGGCATCTATTTGGATTCGGGGCACTTGTTTATGCGTGGGGTGGTTTCCCCTACCTCGTTTGGATTTTGGTAACACCCGAAATATCTTATCATATCACCTTTTTCTATTATTTGATTAAAGCATAAGGGTATCACAAGAGTGTGTGCAATTGCATGTAGGGAGTTAGGACGACTTGGCTCTATCACTCGATTTTTTTAATCAACTCTGTTTGTCATATATGGGGCGAACGAGTTTGGAATACTAATGATTTGTCAAGAAATAACTGGTATATTTCGAAATCcttatctatatatatacacatatacatacacatatgtatatataatgtGTTCCCTTCCGTCATctaggtcaacaagcgcaacctcaacctaaccagcctgcgtgcacattcaaaatgtttatggactgtaagccacagaccttcaccgggactgaaggggctgtgggactcctaagatggttcgagaaagcagagtctgtgtttgctatctgtaactgtcccgctggggacagggtgaaatatgctgcgggtaccttggcagatggtgccctaacgtggtggaacgcccaggtacagttattgggcatcga from Helianthus annuus cultivar XRQ/B chromosome 10, HanXRQr2.0-SUNRISE, whole genome shotgun sequence harbors:
- the LOC110882542 gene encoding palmitoyl-monogalactosyldiacylglycerol delta-7 desaturase, chloroplastic, coding for MAFGIFSLHVLALYAPSTFSWDAFGYAVLFYFLSGMMGVTMCYHRTLSHHSLKLPKWLEYTCAYFGVLAIQRDPIYWVSIHRYHHQYVDKEKDPHTPTYGFWFSHMGWLFDSAYIIEKYQERKNVEDLKSQAFYRFLRDTYMWHLFGFGALVYAWGGFPYLVWILGVRTTWLYHSIFLINSVCHIWGERVWNTNDLSRNNWWVAMVAFGEGWHNNHHAFEYSARHGFEWWQIDLTWYMICFLKSVGLATNVKLPSEAHKLKKSFASDCKLK